In Erigeron canadensis isolate Cc75 chromosome 1, C_canadensis_v1, whole genome shotgun sequence, a single window of DNA contains:
- the LOC122595226 gene encoding serine/threonine-protein kinase PCRK1-like has translation MKLIGKIQHPNLVRLIGYCETKRNWILVYEYMPNGSLKDHLSVKSNTPLSWDRRLKIARDAATGLLHLHSGLHQRIIFGNFKPSNILLDSHMNAKLSDFGFSNESPQEGGTNVSTSVVGYAAPEYVKSGHLTSKIDIWSFGVFLEELITGGRPLTQENSEKNPECLTWVCCYAGARKSIDPRLEGEYSENSMRMVASVANKCLANDPELRPGMTEVLKLLKEAIALETKKNQLLKSKCWPDLATHVC, from the exons ATGAAACTTATCGGGAAAATCCAGCACCCAAACCTTGTGAGGCTAATTGGCTATTGCGAAACTAAAAGAAACTGGATATTAGTGTATGAATATATGCCTAATGGAAGTCTAAAAGATCATTTATCGGTCAAGTCAAATACACCTCTTTCTTGGGACAGGAGACTAAAGATAGCCCGAGATGCTGCTACTGGTTTGTTACACCTCCATTCCGGTTTGCATCAG CGAATCATATTTGGAAATTTCAAACCCTCGAATATTCTTCTAGACAGTCACATGAATGCTAAGCTTTCCGACTTTGGATTTTCTAACGAAAGTCCTCAAGAGGGAGGGACTAATGTCTCAACATCG GTGGTAGGATATGCAGCTCCAGAATATGTCAAAAGTGGGCATCTAACATCCAAGATCGACATATGGAGCTTTGGTGTATTTCTCGAGGAGCTGATCACAGGAGGACGTCCACTTACCCAAGAAAACAGCGAGAAGAATCCTGAATGCTTGACGTGGGTATGCTGCTATGCAGGTGCGAGGAAGTCAATTGACCCGAGGCTTGAAGGCGAGTATTCTGAAAATTCAATGCGGATGGTAGCTTCTGTAGCAAACAAGTGTCTAGCCAATGATCCAGAGTTAAGGCCAGGGATGACTGAGGTCCTGAAATTGCTAAAAGAAGCCATTGCCTTGGAGACTAAAAAAAACCAACTTCTGAAATCCAAGTGCTGGCCGGATCTCGCGACTCATGTTTGCTGA